The Shewanella mangrovisoli genome has a window encoding:
- a CDS encoding DUF3450 domain-containing protein, giving the protein MSKVSNRTKIATALVGVLALASSNLVVADPLTDVQKADSMIHADAAASQKNVDKYFDQAQDMLFEYGSVADERESLKSYNDYVASLVADQQKTMDAIQTDINGVDKLRQGVVPLMFKMVESLEQFVQLDLPFNSEVRANRVKELKTLLNTAEVTLAEKYRLILDAYSIEREYGSAVAVNQGKLTLDGKEVLVDFFNLGRVALYAQSLDQKTGWMYNPESKGWDKLDDSYLRELTKGIRIARKQGALDLFALPIPAAETAQ; this is encoded by the coding sequence ATGTCCAAGGTAAGCAATAGAACAAAAATCGCTACTGCACTTGTTGGCGTGCTGGCATTAGCGAGCAGCAACTTAGTAGTTGCAGATCCTCTTACCGACGTGCAAAAAGCGGATAGTATGATCCATGCTGATGCTGCTGCGTCGCAAAAGAATGTTGATAAGTATTTCGATCAAGCACAAGACATGCTTTTTGAGTATGGTTCTGTTGCTGATGAGCGTGAATCACTGAAGTCCTATAACGATTACGTTGCCAGCTTAGTCGCTGACCAACAAAAAACGATGGACGCGATTCAAACTGACATTAACGGCGTAGATAAACTGCGTCAGGGCGTTGTGCCTTTAATGTTTAAAATGGTTGAGTCTTTAGAACAGTTCGTTCAATTAGATCTGCCATTTAACTCTGAAGTTCGTGCTAACCGCGTTAAAGAGTTAAAAACACTGTTAAACACTGCTGAAGTAACTTTAGCTGAAAAATACCGTTTGATTCTGGATGCGTACAGCATCGAGCGTGAATACGGTAGTGCTGTTGCAGTTAACCAAGGTAAATTGACCTTAGATGGTAAAGAAGTATTAGTAGACTTCTTTAACTTAGGTCGCGTAGCTCTTTATGCTCAGAGCTTAGATCAAAAGACTGGCTGGATGTACAACCCAGAATCTAAGGGTTGGGATAAGTTAGATGACAGCTATTTGCGTGAACTGACAAAAGGTATCCGCATTGCCCGTAAACAAGGCGCTCTAGATCTATTCGCGTTACCAATTCCTGCTGCGGAGACTGCACAATAA